A single genomic interval of Peribacillus sp. FSL H8-0477 harbors:
- a CDS encoding GNAT family N-acetyltransferase, which produces MTLTLLPAQVADKPILANLYSLYLHDLSAYTDRLTIHSDGSFVFDDLDYLWEEEGISPFLIKDDDHLIGFLLLLERPYLKKEIDYSVNDIFILNSYRGKGLGLKVIENLFQVKPGSYYIIELSANKPAVMFWKKVYQKLNISFKEVVEHIDEDACLIQTFDVVTCSETS; this is translated from the coding sequence ATGACACTTACGCTACTGCCTGCTCAAGTAGCAGACAAACCCATTTTAGCTAACCTGTATTCTCTCTATTTACATGATTTATCAGCCTATACGGATAGACTCACGATCCACTCAGATGGTTCCTTTGTTTTTGATGACCTTGATTATCTTTGGGAAGAAGAAGGGATTTCCCCTTTTCTAATTAAGGATGACGATCACTTAATTGGATTTTTGTTATTGCTAGAAAGACCCTATCTAAAAAAAGAAATAGATTATAGCGTCAATGATATTTTTATTCTTAATTCATATCGAGGAAAAGGCCTTGGACTAAAAGTAATTGAAAACTTATTTCAAGTAAAGCCTGGCAGCTATTATATTATCGAGCTGTCAGCCAATAAACCCGCCGTTATGTTTTGGAAGAAAGTATATCAGAAGCTGAATATTTCTTTTAAAGAAGTGGTGGAACATATTGATGAGGATGCCTGCTTAATTCAAACATTTGATGTTGTAACCTGCAGCGAAACTAGTTAA
- a CDS encoding SDR family oxidoreductase: MKSLQGKIAIVTGASRSGGIGSAICLALAEAGADVFFTHYRAFDHLEGNGEEPEWPDILCEKMKQLGVRSNHMEVDLSDPEMPIAMLEQIEKTLGTPSILINNATYELRADFRSLNNAILDNHYKVNNSGTIFLSLEFAKRFEQVYPGQKDGRIIFLVSGGPDPTNLAYIATKGMLIAITEPLAVALAPIGITVNSLNPGPTDSGWMDEELKKQFIPLFPMGRVGTPQDAANVLTFLASDESGWMTGQHLKSDGGYLGK; the protein is encoded by the coding sequence TTGAAATCTTTACAAGGAAAAATCGCGATTGTTACGGGTGCTAGTCGATCAGGAGGAATAGGTTCTGCTATCTGTTTGGCACTCGCAGAAGCAGGAGCGGATGTTTTCTTCACCCATTATCGTGCGTTTGATCATCTAGAAGGAAATGGGGAAGAGCCAGAATGGCCTGATATTTTGTGTGAGAAAATGAAGCAATTAGGAGTTCGTTCCAATCATATGGAAGTAGATTTATCTGATCCGGAAATGCCTATCGCTATGTTAGAGCAGATTGAAAAAACGTTGGGTACACCATCCATTTTAATAAATAATGCGACGTACGAATTACGAGCTGATTTTCGATCACTAAATAATGCTATTTTGGATAACCATTATAAAGTGAATAATAGTGGCACTATATTTTTGAGCTTAGAGTTTGCTAAACGATTTGAACAAGTTTATCCCGGCCAAAAAGATGGCAGAATCATCTTTCTCGTTTCAGGAGGACCAGATCCAACCAATTTGGCGTATATTGCAACCAAAGGCATGTTGATTGCGATTACTGAACCATTGGCAGTTGCACTTGCTCCTATCGGAATCACAGTCAATTCACTAAACCCAGGTCCCACCGATTCGGGGTGGATGGATGAGGAGCTTAAGAAACAATTTATACCCCTGTTCCCAATGGGAAGGGTAGGGACACCGCAAGATGCTGCAAACGTACTAACATTTCTTGCAAGTGATGAGTCAGGTTGGATGACGGGACAACACCTTAAATCTGATGGCGGTTATTTAGGGAAATAA
- a CDS encoding methyl-accepting chemotaxis protein produces the protein MEKITSRLMPGVTIGTPHLLIGVVVIACLFIENHYLQRGLAVIGILAMMGISLWSQKKVNKQLSMINEYAESLESGDELRELDEKNGHDSLQRMHQAVNKMAMLIGRLKAGITTADSHTEELSATTTELIFIMEDMKETIQTMSEGSLELSASTEQISETANHIEMATKRLSEKAEESGRVALKIKERASQVKEDASKSAESSYAMYIEKEANIIEVIEKVKVVEEIKYLADTIGSIAGQTNLLALNASIEAARAGEAGKGFAVVAEEIRKLAEQSAQSVDNIHHVTDQVQNAFANLTINSTGILDYMNMKVKPDYDQFVEVGIQYEKDAEFINKMSNDLAGASKQMAQSIEELNRAIQSVTTNSQHSASSNEEILFTISEVSLAIKEVADNVHAQHELTSSVNQLFNS, from the coding sequence ATGGAGAAGATAACAAGTCGGTTAATGCCAGGTGTCACTATCGGTACACCACATCTACTAATCGGAGTAGTCGTCATCGCTTGTTTATTTATTGAAAATCACTATTTACAAAGAGGATTAGCGGTAATAGGAATCCTTGCCATGATGGGCATAAGTTTATGGTCACAGAAAAAAGTAAATAAGCAATTATCAATGATCAATGAGTATGCAGAAAGTCTCGAGTCAGGTGATGAACTAAGAGAATTAGACGAAAAAAATGGTCATGATTCATTACAGAGGATGCACCAAGCTGTGAACAAAATGGCAATGCTGATAGGTCGCTTGAAAGCAGGAATTACAACAGCTGACAGCCATACAGAAGAATTGTCTGCGACAACGACCGAGCTGATTTTTATTATGGAAGATATGAAAGAAACGATTCAAACCATGTCTGAGGGTTCACTTGAATTAAGTGCCTCCACAGAGCAAATTAGTGAGACGGCCAATCATATAGAAATGGCGACAAAAAGGCTGTCTGAAAAGGCTGAAGAAAGCGGCCGGGTAGCGCTTAAGATAAAAGAGCGTGCTTCTCAAGTGAAAGAAGATGCAAGCAAATCGGCTGAGTCTTCGTATGCGATGTATATTGAAAAAGAAGCCAATATTATAGAAGTAATTGAGAAGGTAAAAGTGGTAGAAGAAATCAAGTATTTGGCAGATACGATCGGCAGCATTGCTGGTCAAACCAATTTGCTTGCGTTAAATGCATCGATTGAGGCAGCTAGAGCAGGAGAAGCAGGCAAAGGATTTGCCGTGGTTGCTGAAGAAATCCGTAAGCTTGCTGAACAGTCTGCACAATCCGTTGATAATATTCATCATGTGACGGACCAAGTACAAAATGCATTTGCCAATCTGACCATAAATTCAACAGGTATTCTAGATTACATGAATATGAAGGTAAAGCCCGATTATGATCAATTCGTCGAGGTTGGGATCCAATACGAGAAGGATGCAGAATTTATTAATAAAATGTCAAATGATTTGGCAGGTGCGTCTAAGCAAATGGCCCAATCAATAGAAGAATTAAACCGAGCTATTCAAAGTGTGACAACAAACAGTCAGCACTCAGCATCTTCTAATGAAGAAATTCTATTTACTATTTCCGAAGTTTCCTTAGCGATTAAAGAGGTGGCAGATAACGTTCATGCACAACATGAGCTCACTTCAAGCGTGAATCAATTATTCAATTCATAA
- a CDS encoding ABC transporter substrate-binding protein, translated as MKKSKSKLLFLCLLMLAFSLVACSSNEKTNTGKKAKELTVYSPHPLEFTEPLVKDFENETGIKVELISAGSGELLKRVESEKNNPLSDVLWGGSISTLDSNKELFEKFTSSNDDQVADEFKNKDGYITRFSVIPSVIMVNKNLIGDIKIEGYEDLLNKELKGKIANADPSKSSSSLEQLINQLFAMGNGDPEKGWDYVSKLIDNLDGKLLSGSSAVYKGVADGEYTVGLTFEEAALNYVRNGAPVDIIYPKEGTIAKADGMGIVKDAKNKENAQKFVDYVTSKDVQQKITSELNRRSILKDVSIDKTTGIKDLSEIKVIKDDEEWSNENKENMLNKYKDIFTSN; from the coding sequence ATGAAAAAAAGCAAAAGCAAGTTATTATTTTTATGTTTATTAATGTTAGCGTTTTCATTAGTTGCGTGTTCTTCTAATGAAAAAACGAATACAGGAAAAAAGGCAAAAGAGTTAACCGTTTATTCGCCGCATCCTCTTGAATTTACAGAGCCGCTAGTTAAGGATTTTGAAAATGAAACCGGTATCAAAGTGGAGCTGATTTCAGCAGGGTCTGGGGAATTATTGAAGCGGGTTGAATCCGAGAAAAACAATCCATTATCTGATGTATTATGGGGTGGATCTATTTCTACACTTGATTCTAATAAAGAATTATTCGAAAAGTTCACATCTAGCAATGATGACCAGGTAGCTGACGAATTTAAAAACAAAGACGGTTATATAACTAGGTTTTCGGTTATTCCAAGTGTGATTATGGTTAATAAGAATTTAATAGGCGATATCAAAATAGAAGGTTACGAAGACTTACTTAATAAAGAGTTAAAAGGGAAAATTGCTAATGCAGATCCTTCAAAGTCTTCTTCTTCATTAGAACAATTAATTAATCAGTTGTTTGCTATGGGCAATGGTGATCCAGAAAAAGGCTGGGATTATGTATCGAAATTAATAGATAACTTAGACGGTAAGTTACTAAGCGGATCATCAGCTGTTTATAAAGGCGTTGCTGACGGTGAATATACTGTTGGATTAACGTTTGAGGAAGCAGCATTAAACTATGTTAGAAATGGTGCACCTGTTGATATAATTTATCCGAAAGAAGGTACAATTGCTAAGGCTGATGGCATGGGCATTGTTAAGGATGCCAAAAATAAAGAAAATGCTCAGAAATTCGTTGATTATGTGACAAGCAAGGACGTTCAACAAAAAATTACGTCAGAATTGAACAGACGATCCATCCTTAAAGACGTAAGCATCGATAAAACGACAGGTATAAAGGATTTAAGCGAAATTAAAGTGATTAAAGATGATGAAGAATGGTCAAATGAAAATAAAGAAAATATGTTAAACAAGTATAAGGATATATTCACAAGCAACTAA
- a CDS encoding LrgB family protein → MTQILIALFIISITILIYLGMNYLYTYFPSPFLVPMMTTGIVLILLLISFHVSYDTYLIGGKWINSLLGPAVVALAYPLYNQRQILRKNIKPIMAGVGIGAFTGMASGVLLSSLFGLNKVMILSMMPKSITAPVAMEVSSELGGIPAITVVFVLIAGLIGAIFGPILLKLFHIKSSIGKGIALGSASHALGTSKASEYGELSFSMSSVSMALTAIIGAIIGSLIPLFF, encoded by the coding sequence ATGACCCAAATTCTTATCGCACTTTTTATTATTTCTATAACTATACTTATCTATCTTGGCATGAATTACTTATACACCTACTTCCCTTCTCCCTTCCTCGTACCCATGATGACAACAGGGATTGTCCTCATTCTCCTGCTCATTAGTTTCCATGTCTCGTATGACACATACCTAATCGGGGGAAAGTGGATTAATTCTTTATTAGGACCAGCCGTTGTAGCACTTGCCTATCCACTTTATAATCAACGGCAGATTTTACGAAAAAATATCAAACCAATTATGGCTGGAGTAGGCATCGGAGCCTTCACCGGGATGGCAAGTGGTGTGTTACTATCTTCCCTTTTCGGCTTGAACAAAGTCATGATTCTTTCTATGATGCCTAAATCGATTACGGCGCCTGTAGCCATGGAGGTATCCTCAGAATTGGGAGGAATCCCGGCCATTACAGTCGTTTTTGTTTTGATTGCCGGACTGATCGGAGCGATTTTTGGACCAATCCTCTTAAAACTCTTTCATATCAAAAGTTCGATTGGCAAAGGAATTGCGCTTGGCAGCGCCTCACACGCACTTGGCACATCCAAAGCTTCCGAATACGGAGAACTAAGTTTCTCAATGAGTTCCGTGTCCATGGCATTAACAGCCATCATTGGTGCGATCATCGGAAGTCTAATTCCATTATTTTTTTAA
- a CDS encoding ring-cleaving dioxygenase — MNGLKGLHHVTAITSSAEKNYEFFTYVLGMRLVKKTVNQDDIQTYHLFFADDIGGAGTDMTFFDFPGISKGVHGTNEISKTSFRVPTDEALQYFAKRFDRLDVKHTGIKEQFGKKTLSFVDFDDQHYQLISDENNEGVAAGVPWQNGPIPLEYAITGLGPIFVRIADFDYFKEMLEKVLQFKEIGKEGQFHLFEVGEGGNGAQVIAEHNTVLPQARQGIGTVHHTAFRVDDRAVLEHWIKRMESFGFQTSGYVDRHFFESLYVRVAPQILFEFATDGPGFMGDEPYETLGEKLSLPPFLEPKREQIEKLVRPIDTVRSTREIIKE, encoded by the coding sequence ATGAATGGTTTAAAAGGTTTACATCACGTTACAGCGATTACAAGCAGCGCGGAAAAGAATTATGAATTTTTTACTTATGTGTTAGGGATGCGATTAGTAAAGAAAACCGTCAATCAAGATGATATTCAAACGTATCATTTGTTTTTCGCAGACGATATTGGCGGAGCGGGCACAGATATGACATTCTTTGATTTTCCTGGTATTTCTAAAGGTGTACATGGAACAAATGAGATATCCAAAACATCTTTTCGTGTTCCAACGGATGAAGCCTTACAATACTTTGCAAAAAGGTTCGATCGTTTAGATGTAAAACACACTGGAATCAAAGAACAATTCGGGAAAAAGACGCTTTCCTTTGTCGATTTTGATGATCAGCACTATCAGTTGATTTCTGATGAGAATAATGAAGGCGTAGCAGCTGGTGTACCGTGGCAAAATGGTCCGATTCCATTAGAATATGCCATTACTGGATTAGGACCAATTTTTGTTCGAATAGCCGATTTTGATTATTTTAAAGAAATGCTCGAGAAAGTCTTACAGTTTAAAGAAATTGGGAAAGAAGGACAGTTTCACCTATTTGAAGTAGGAGAAGGCGGGAATGGCGCGCAGGTTATAGCTGAGCACAATACGGTTCTTCCTCAAGCTCGTCAAGGTATTGGTACCGTTCATCATACGGCATTCCGCGTAGACGACCGAGCAGTTTTAGAACATTGGATTAAACGGATGGAAAGCTTTGGTTTTCAAACATCCGGCTATGTTGACCGCCACTTCTTTGAATCCCTTTATGTAAGAGTGGCTCCGCAGATTCTCTTTGAGTTTGCAACAGACGGCCCTGGTTTCATGGGAGACGAACCGTATGAAACGCTAGGAGAAAAATTATCACTGCCGCCATTCTTAGAGCCAAAACGGGAACAAATTGAAAAGCTGGTCCGCCCGATTGACACAGTTAGAAGTACGCGAGAAATCATAAAAGAATAA
- a CDS encoding ABC transporter ATP-binding protein, with protein MPTQITFDHVSKKYGDLTVINNLSLEIKEGELFTLLGPSGCGKTTLLRMIAGFHSVDGGTISFNNQVINSIPVNKRDIGMVFQSYAIFPHMSVKDNVKYGLNARKLSKEEKAKRLENILETVQITQYKDRLPAMLSGGQQQRVALARAIVIHPKVLLMDEPLSNLDAKLRIDMRRAINEIQQKIGITTVYVTHDQEEALAISDRIAVMNSGVIQQVGAPTSIYLRPANQFVATFIGHSNLFKGKVSKENNKTTLTLEDGYSFEMNNISSEAKDGQLVTVAVRPEEFAISETDDGIDGLIIFRNFLGKYINYEIELPNGNRAELSQDTNTAKHFFTVNQKIKLTVLIDKINIFTEDGEESLIEGVKKYE; from the coding sequence ATGCCAACTCAAATAACATTTGATCATGTATCAAAAAAATATGGAGATTTGACGGTCATCAATAACTTATCTTTAGAAATAAAGGAGGGGGAACTCTTCACATTACTTGGTCCTTCGGGCTGTGGGAAGACAACACTGCTGCGGATGATTGCTGGTTTCCATAGTGTAGATGGAGGAACCATTTCGTTTAATAATCAAGTGATCAATTCAATTCCTGTTAATAAACGAGATATAGGAATGGTCTTTCAGAGCTATGCCATTTTTCCACATATGTCTGTTAAGGACAATGTGAAGTATGGATTGAATGCTCGCAAACTCTCAAAGGAAGAAAAAGCGAAGCGGTTAGAAAATATCTTGGAAACTGTTCAAATCACTCAATATAAGGACCGCTTGCCAGCGATGCTTTCAGGTGGACAGCAACAGCGCGTAGCATTGGCTAGAGCGATTGTCATCCATCCCAAGGTATTATTAATGGATGAGCCGCTTTCCAATTTAGATGCAAAGTTGAGAATTGATATGCGCCGGGCCATTAATGAAATTCAACAAAAAATTGGTATTACAACGGTTTATGTGACACATGATCAAGAAGAAGCATTGGCCATTTCGGATCGTATTGCGGTTATGAACAGCGGCGTTATTCAGCAGGTGGGAGCACCCACATCCATTTATTTGCGTCCTGCCAATCAATTTGTTGCCACATTCATTGGACATTCCAATTTATTTAAAGGAAAAGTGAGCAAAGAAAACAATAAAACGACGCTTACTCTTGAAGATGGCTACAGTTTCGAAATGAATAATATAAGCAGTGAAGCAAAAGATGGCCAGCTTGTTACCGTTGCTGTTCGTCCAGAAGAATTTGCTATTTCAGAAACAGATGATGGAATTGACGGACTAATTATTTTTAGGAATTTTCTCGGAAAATATATTAATTATGAAATTGAACTGCCAAATGGAAATAGAGCCGAACTAAGTCAGGATACCAATACGGCTAAACATTTCTTTACTGTAAATCAAAAAATAAAGCTTACTGTTTTAATAGATAAAATTAATATATTCACTGAGGATGGGGAGGAAAGTCTCATCGAAGGAGTGAAAAAATATGAATAG
- a CDS encoding GrpB family protein produces the protein MKLGLKNNEMKLVPYTDEYHCEFCTVKDEILRTVPIQENRIEHIGSTAIRGIVSKPVIDLVMGVDHLQSIDSEIIAGLKKSGFLRLKVERPEEIIFAKFTDDTYQEKTHFLHLVAYNHQLWHDLLFFRNYLNANPSEREAYQQLKKDSIHLPGIDDYTASKESFVKRIYSKRK, from the coding sequence ATCAAGCTTGGTTTGAAGAATAATGAAATGAAATTAGTTCCATATACAGACGAATATCACTGTGAATTTTGTACCGTAAAAGATGAAATTCTTCGTACAGTTCCCATCCAGGAAAATCGAATCGAACATATCGGCAGTACCGCAATAAGGGGAATTGTTTCGAAACCGGTCATAGATCTTGTGATGGGCGTAGACCACCTGCAAAGTATTGATTCAGAAATAATAGCTGGTCTCAAGAAAAGTGGTTTTTTGAGGCTGAAGGTAGAACGACCAGAGGAAATCATATTTGCAAAGTTTACGGATGATACCTATCAAGAAAAAACACACTTTCTTCATCTTGTAGCATATAATCATCAGCTTTGGCATGATTTGTTATTTTTTAGAAATTATCTAAATGCAAACCCAAGTGAAAGAGAGGCCTATCAACAGCTTAAAAAAGATTCTATCCATTTACCTGGGATTGATGATTATACGGCCTCCAAGGAGTCATTTGTTAAAAGGATCTATAGTAAGCGGAAATGA
- a CDS encoding formate/nitrite transporter family protein produces the protein MEIETLKQVEEKAIHKKELFDISPLRYILRSLLASMFIGFGVIVAFKTGSFFYNEHSPLAYPMAAITFGSAIILIAYAGGDLFTGNTFYLTYAALRKKLSWMNVVKLLTTTFTGNVIGAFCFAALIYLTGLFDEASVNTFLLSVVEGKMNTSTMELFFRAILCNWLVCLAFFVPMTLKGDGAKMFSMILFVFCFFISGYEHSIANMCTFAIALVLDHGPSISFSGLMHNLVPVTIGNIIGGSVFMGWMYYYVNKPYLKE, from the coding sequence ATGGAAATAGAAACGCTGAAGCAAGTTGAAGAAAAGGCAATACATAAAAAAGAATTATTTGATATTAGCCCACTTCGTTATATTCTAAGATCCTTATTGGCGAGTATGTTTATTGGTTTTGGAGTAATTGTAGCTTTCAAAACAGGAAGCTTTTTCTATAATGAACATTCACCATTAGCGTATCCAATGGCCGCTATTACGTTTGGGTCTGCAATTATACTGATTGCTTATGCTGGAGGAGATTTATTTACTGGGAATACTTTTTACTTAACCTATGCGGCTTTAAGGAAAAAGCTATCTTGGATGAATGTTGTGAAATTATTAACCACAACCTTTACTGGAAATGTAATAGGAGCATTTTGTTTCGCTGCCCTCATTTATTTAACAGGATTGTTTGATGAAGCATCCGTAAATACCTTCCTATTGAGTGTGGTCGAAGGCAAGATGAATACATCAACCATGGAGCTTTTCTTCCGTGCTATTTTGTGTAACTGGCTCGTCTGTTTAGCCTTCTTTGTACCAATGACGCTTAAAGGTGACGGAGCTAAAATGTTTTCCATGATTCTCTTTGTTTTCTGCTTCTTTATTTCTGGTTACGAGCACAGCATTGCAAATATGTGTACATTCGCGATTGCCCTCGTCCTAGATCATGGACCGTCTATTTCATTCTCAGGTCTAATGCATAATCTTGTTCCCGTGACAATTGGTAACATCATTGGCGGATCTGTCTTTATGGGCTGGATGTATTATTATGTAAATAAACCATATTTAAAAGAGTAA
- a CDS encoding 3-oxoacyl-[acyl-carrier-protein] synthase III C-terminal domain-containing protein encodes MTTGIILKEAAVYHPSKIVNNDYYLKHFQEQGKNIEGLLEALGRENRYIADYEKENTLTMAIEASKKVLKKANLTGSDIDSIIFVSSTPEFFAPPSAIAIHHAIEGKPDAVVSDMNAACVGMIIAVEQASRTMIGNPNLQRTLVVASEQLHRYASKEEAVTFASFGDGACAVILEKEENKSRGFIDSAYKIDTDSIDKIVLPACGVSNLSDVTIDAYDKRVKWENVNNDKAFLSTVELIEKLLIRHDLTTADIQAFCFSQLSRKNIYKIQEAFNEDITKFPIVGTEYGYTGSASPFMAFERAVSTGQLKQGDYVIFWSVGAGSAASAMLFRY; translated from the coding sequence ATGACAACAGGAATTATCTTAAAAGAAGCGGCTGTTTATCATCCTAGTAAAATCGTTAATAACGATTATTATCTAAAACATTTCCAGGAGCAAGGAAAGAATATTGAAGGTCTGCTTGAAGCATTAGGCCGAGAAAACAGATACATAGCTGATTACGAAAAAGAAAATACCTTAACGATGGCCATCGAAGCATCTAAAAAGGTTTTAAAAAAAGCTAACTTAACAGGTAGTGATATAGATAGTATTATTTTCGTGTCAAGCACCCCAGAATTTTTTGCTCCACCAAGTGCTATTGCCATTCATCATGCGATAGAAGGCAAACCGGATGCAGTCGTAAGCGATATGAATGCTGCTTGTGTTGGTATGATTATCGCAGTGGAACAAGCCAGTCGTACGATGATTGGCAACCCTAATCTTCAGCGTACATTAGTTGTGGCTTCTGAGCAGCTTCACCGTTACGCAAGTAAAGAAGAAGCTGTAACATTTGCTAGTTTTGGTGATGGTGCATGCGCAGTGATTTTAGAAAAAGAAGAAAATAAGAGTCGTGGATTTATTGACTCGGCATATAAAATTGATACCGATTCTATTGATAAAATCGTTCTGCCGGCATGCGGTGTTTCAAACTTATCAGACGTAACGATTGATGCCTATGATAAGCGGGTCAAATGGGAAAATGTCAATAATGACAAGGCCTTTCTTTCAACTGTGGAACTAATTGAAAAACTCTTAATCCGTCACGATCTTACGACGGCGGATATTCAGGCATTCTGTTTTTCACAGCTTTCCAGGAAAAATATCTATAAAATTCAAGAAGCATTTAATGAAGATATCACCAAGTTTCCAATCGTAGGAACTGAGTATGGTTACACGGGTTCAGCAAGTCCCTTTATGGCTTTCGAACGTGCAGTCAGCACAGGTCAGTTGAAACAAGGCGATTACGTCATTTTTTGGTCAGTAGGTGCGGGTTCAGCGGCTTCTGCGATGTTGTTTAGGTATTAA
- a CDS encoding Type 1 glutamine amidotransferase-like domain-containing protein, which translates to MRQIIAMGGGGFSMEPENLLLDTYILNQSLKDQPSVCFVPTASGDQELYIKRFYQSFIKMKCVPSHLSLFEPNFTDLERYIMEKDILYVGGGNTRNMLVLWKEWGIDVILKKAYHNGTILVGLSAGSICWFEEGLTDPLNGPLYKINGLGFLHGSHCPHYDGEEKRQSSYQRMLTSKEISAGYAVDDGAALHFINEKVSQTISSRLEAKAYYLSNENGRVVEEPMDALYLGNKKLIL; encoded by the coding sequence ATGAGACAAATTATTGCTATGGGCGGCGGCGGATTCTCAATGGAACCTGAGAACTTGCTGCTTGATACCTATATTCTCAATCAAAGTCTTAAAGATCAACCGAGTGTTTGTTTTGTACCAACGGCAAGCGGGGATCAAGAGCTTTATATTAAACGGTTTTATCAATCCTTTATAAAAATGAAATGTGTACCCTCACATCTATCCTTATTTGAACCGAACTTCACAGACTTAGAGCGATACATAATGGAGAAGGATATTCTCTATGTGGGTGGCGGGAATACCCGAAATATGTTGGTATTGTGGAAAGAATGGGGAATAGATGTCATCCTAAAAAAGGCGTATCATAACGGGACTATCCTTGTGGGACTGAGTGCAGGATCAATATGTTGGTTTGAAGAAGGACTAACAGACCCCCTAAATGGCCCCCTTTATAAAATCAACGGATTAGGTTTTCTCCATGGGAGCCATTGCCCACATTATGATGGCGAAGAGAAAAGACAATCTTCATACCAAAGGATGCTCACTTCAAAAGAAATTAGTGCTGGATACGCAGTGGATGATGGTGCGGCCTTACACTTTATCAACGAAAAGGTTAGCCAAACGATATCCTCTAGACTAGAAGCAAAAGCGTATTATCTTAGTAATGAAAACGGTAGAGTTGTGGAAGAACCAATGGATGCCCTTTACTTAGGAAATAAAAAACTCATTCTTTGA
- a CDS encoding CidA/LrgA family protein, protein MNILRILAQIAILFAFSFIGGLFHTYLHIPLPGSIIGLILLFLALCTNVFSVKWIDQGAGFLLAFLPFLFIPTLIGVINYPELLSNKGFLLLIVVVISTIITIGAAGRASQYSENKSKRRQEEKS, encoded by the coding sequence ATGAACATACTACGTATTTTGGCGCAAATTGCTATTTTATTTGCTTTTTCTTTTATAGGAGGGTTGTTTCATACTTACCTACACATTCCCCTTCCAGGGAGTATCATCGGGTTGATTCTGCTTTTCCTTGCTTTATGTACAAATGTTTTCTCTGTGAAATGGATTGATCAAGGAGCCGGATTCTTGCTGGCATTCCTGCCGTTTCTTTTCATTCCTACATTAATAGGAGTCATCAACTACCCAGAATTACTTTCTAACAAAGGATTCTTATTACTCATCGTTGTAGTCATCAGTACGATTATCACCATCGGGGCTGCTGGCCGTGCCAGTCAATATTCCGAAAACAAATCAAAAAGAAGGCAGGAGGAGAAGTCATGA